One genomic segment of Spirochaetota bacterium includes these proteins:
- a CDS encoding ParA family protein — translation MRIIAISNNKGGVGKTTSTVNIAAALQILGKKVLVIDIDHQAQSTYHFGYNPNNLTYSVYNVLKGEIAYKDVIIDRDGLHILPSKNELKDIEFIPLPAKEFLLKEALEGISSYDFILIDCPPSLGILTLNALTFAHEILVPLQVQFLPFHGMYNLFEAVQMVKRRLNKDIEITGIIGTMFNPKKQINIEVIEETKKRLPGKLFETLIRENVLLQEAPSWGKTIFEYKPNSNGAVDYMNLTKEILEKDVN, via the coding sequence GTGAGAATTATTGCTATTTCAAACAATAAGGGAGGCGTGGGCAAAACTACAAGCACAGTAAATATTGCCGCCGCCTTACAGATTTTAGGGAAAAAAGTTCTTGTTATTGATATTGATCATCAGGCACAGTCAACATACCATTTTGGGTATAATCCCAATAATTTAACATATTCAGTATATAATGTGCTTAAAGGGGAAATTGCCTATAAAGATGTAATTATTGACCGTGATGGATTGCATATTCTCCCATCAAAAAATGAACTTAAAGATATTGAGTTTATTCCGTTACCAGCCAAAGAATTTTTATTAAAAGAAGCATTGGAAGGAATCTCCAGTTATGATTTTATCCTGATTGATTGTCCACCTTCATTGGGGATACTGACGCTGAATGCTCTGACATTTGCTCATGAAATATTGGTTCCCCTTCAGGTTCAATTTTTGCCATTTCATGGTATGTATAATTTGTTTGAGGCAGTGCAAATGGTAAAACGAAGACTTAACAAAGATATTGAGATAACCGGCATTATTGGTACCATGTTTAATCCAAAAAAACAAATAAACATTGAAGTAATTGAAGAAACAAAAAAGCGACTTCCAGGTAAATTGTTTGAAACGCTTATACGCGAAAATGTTCTGCTGCAAGAAGCACCAAGCTGGGGAAAAACTATATTTGAATACAAACCTAACAGCAATGGTGCTGTAGATTACATGAATCTTACTAAAGAAATCTTAGAAAAGGATGTAAATTAA
- a CDS encoding phosphotransferase family protein: protein MDNYIDKPAEIREGETIDGKIILDYLMQHVPDIQGPIEIKQFPSGFSNLTYFIKAGNREMVLRRPPFGKKAKTAHDMHREYSILKALKPVFPYCPTPLVYCDDESIIGAKFYVMERIKGIILRKELPPGLSYTSDEFRYLCEQLLDIQCQLHSLNYKEIGLENFGKPEGYIERQVNGWIARYNDALTPDAPPYTEVIQWLQEKMPRTPTRAAVIHNDYKFDNVVLDSNNPKKIIGVLDWEMATIGDPVMDLGNSLAYWVEKDDPEEVHLIRLMPTHLDGALTRKELVERYQQKSGIDMSDFDYFFCFGLFRLAVIAQQIYYRFYHGQTKDKRFAMLIVAVQVLERQARKVIDSSKL, encoded by the coding sequence ATGGATAATTATATTGATAAACCAGCTGAAATCAGGGAAGGGGAAACGATAGACGGTAAAATTATACTGGATTATCTAATGCAGCATGTCCCTGATATTCAAGGTCCTATTGAAATAAAACAATTTCCAAGTGGATTTTCAAACCTTACGTATTTTATCAAAGCCGGCAACAGAGAAATGGTTTTACGAAGGCCCCCATTTGGCAAAAAAGCAAAAACAGCTCATGATATGCATCGTGAATACTCAATACTGAAAGCATTAAAGCCTGTATTTCCATATTGCCCCACACCTCTTGTATATTGTGATGATGAATCAATCATTGGCGCTAAATTTTATGTTATGGAACGTATTAAAGGGATTATATTACGTAAAGAATTGCCACCAGGATTATCATATACATCTGACGAATTTAGATATCTTTGTGAACAGTTACTGGATATACAGTGCCAGCTTCATTCACTGAATTATAAAGAAATTGGACTGGAAAATTTTGGCAAACCTGAAGGATATATTGAACGTCAGGTTAATGGATGGATTGCACGCTATAATGATGCTCTGACCCCTGATGCTCCACCGTACACTGAAGTCATTCAGTGGTTACAGGAAAAAATGCCCAGAACACCAACACGAGCAGCAGTGATTCACAATGATTATAAATTTGATAATGTTGTCCTTGATAGTAATAATCCTAAAAAGATAATTGGTGTTCTTGACTGGGAAATGGCAACCATAGGTGACCCGGTTATGGATTTAGGTAATTCGCTTGCATACTGGGTTGAAAAAGATGATCCAGAAGAAGTACATCTTATACGATTAATGCCAACTCATCTTGATGGAGCGCTTACACGCAAAGAACTGGTGGAACGCTATCAGCAAAAAAGTGGTATTGATATGAGCGATTTTGATTATTTTTTCTGTTTTGGTTTGTTCCGCCTTGCAGTGATAGCTCAACAGATTTATTATAGATTCTACCACGGTCAAACCAAAGACAAACGATTTGCTATGTTAATTGTTGCTGTACAGGTATTAGAACGTCAGGCAAGGAAGGTTATAGATAGCTCAAAACTTTAA
- a CDS encoding TetR/AcrR family transcriptional regulator codes for MKAEKSDNIHIVDLENFNSFKKSIKFILDDIVSKLYDDHRQLIRVKKSPQSIENLKRIIHTAIAISNKKGYAVMSIRELSAVSSLSIGALYAYFPSKDELLHIIQQYGRTSVEKVLSESLMHSSLSKDKLHNFIRAHIFISEIIKDWFYFSYMETRYFTGSEYNKTIEGELLTESLIKDIIEKGIKSNEFRPDIQSSLVASISKAMLQDWYLKRWKYTKRGVTPDEYAHECFQIIYNYIKL; via the coding sequence ATGAAGGCAGAGAAGTCAGATAACATTCATATTGTTGACCTGGAAAACTTTAACAGTTTTAAAAAAAGTATAAAGTTTATCCTTGATGATATTGTTAGTAAGTTATATGATGATCACAGGCAGCTTATCAGGGTTAAAAAATCACCGCAATCAATTGAAAATCTCAAACGGATCATTCATACAGCTATAGCAATAAGTAATAAAAAAGGCTATGCAGTAATGAGCATACGTGAACTGTCAGCAGTATCATCGTTAAGTATTGGTGCATTATATGCATATTTCCCTTCAAAAGATGAATTATTACATATCATTCAACAGTATGGGCGCACTTCTGTAGAGAAGGTATTATCTGAATCACTAATGCATTCATCACTTTCAAAAGATAAATTACACAATTTCATACGTGCTCATATCTTTATCAGTGAAATTATAAAAGATTGGTTTTATTTCTCATATATGGAAACACGATATTTCACAGGCTCTGAATACAATAAAACAATTGAAGGTGAACTGTTAACAGAATCTTTAATAAAAGATATTATTGAAAAAGGTATCAAGAGTAATGAATTCCGTCCAGATATACAGTCATCATTGGTCGCTTCAATAAGCAAAGCCATGCTCCAGGACTGGTATCTAAAACGGTGGAAATACACGAAAAGGGGTGTAACGCCTGATGAATATGCACATGAATGTTTTCAGATTATATACAACTATATAAAACTTTGA
- a CDS encoding acyl-CoA dehydrogenase family protein yields MDFEISDKMKAILELIDEFVEKELIPLEQEFARNDIKAMLPVLEEKRKMVKKMELWAPQVPKEYGGMGLDLVEHGLVSESLGRTPLGHYVFGCQAPDAGNIEILIKYANDEQREKYLLPLVRGEIRSCFSMTEVDLPGSNPVLLDTTAVKDGDYYVINGHKWYSTAADGSKFSIVMAVTNPEAPTYLRASMIIVPTNTPGFNLVRNISVMGHEGSDYFSHGEILLQNCRVPVTNLLGPEGQGFVIAQERLGPGRIHHCMRWLGICKRAFDLMCARANKRIISPDGKTLATRQIIQEWVAECAAEIQAARLMTLQAAWKIEHLGQKEARIDVSLIKFYVANVMQKVIDRALQVHGGLGMTDDTILAFFYRHERAARIYDGADEVHKTVVAKRILSSYEGREVR; encoded by the coding sequence ATGGATTTTGAAATCAGTGATAAGATGAAAGCTATTCTGGAACTTATTGATGAATTTGTGGAAAAAGAACTCATCCCCTTAGAACAGGAATTTGCTCGCAATGATATAAAGGCAATGCTACCAGTTCTTGAAGAAAAGCGAAAAATGGTAAAAAAGATGGAGTTATGGGCACCACAGGTTCCCAAAGAATATGGTGGGATGGGGCTTGATTTAGTGGAACACGGCCTTGTTTCTGAGTCATTGGGAAGGACTCCATTAGGCCACTATGTATTTGGCTGTCAGGCACCTGATGCAGGCAATATAGAGATACTGATAAAATATGCAAATGATGAGCAGCGTGAAAAGTATCTATTGCCACTTGTTAGGGGTGAAATTCGTAGCTGCTTTTCCATGACCGAGGTTGACCTGCCTGGCTCTAACCCAGTATTACTGGATACAACCGCAGTTAAAGATGGTGATTACTATGTAATTAACGGGCATAAATGGTATTCCACTGCCGCAGATGGCTCAAAATTTTCAATTGTTATGGCTGTCACCAATCCAGAAGCACCAACATATCTGCGCGCAAGCATGATTATTGTACCTACAAATACTCCCGGCTTCAATCTGGTACGCAATATTTCGGTTATGGGTCATGAAGGAAGTGATTATTTTAGCCATGGTGAAATATTATTACAAAACTGTCGTGTACCAGTAACAAATTTACTGGGTCCTGAAGGTCAGGGTTTTGTGATAGCTCAGGAACGTTTGGGTCCTGGCCGAATTCATCATTGCATGCGCTGGCTTGGAATCTGCAAACGCGCATTTGATTTAATGTGTGCACGTGCCAACAAGCGTATTATTTCGCCTGATGGTAAAACACTGGCAACCCGTCAGATTATTCAGGAATGGGTTGCCGAATGTGCTGCTGAAATTCAGGCAGCACGCCTCATGACCTTACAAGCAGCATGGAAGATAGAACACTTAGGTCAGAAAGAAGCACGCATTGATGTGTCACTTATCAAATTCTATGTGGCAAATGTTATGCAGAAGGTGATAGACAGAGCACTGCAGGTGCATGGTGGACTGGGGATGACTGATGATACTATATTGGCCTTCTTCTACAGACATGAACGCGCTGCTCGTATTTATGATGGTGCTGACGAAGTACATAAGACGGTTGTTGCTAAAAGGATTTTATCTAGTTATGAAGGCAGAGAAGTCAGATAA
- a CDS encoding histidine phosphatase family protein, producing the protein MSEILVIRHGQGSFGQGDYDNLSEKGYNQSQILAEYLYNYRYKNKKIDALYCGTLKRQQQTAQTIINYFKLKGVQLPEPNIDSRLNEYDSITIIKTIFPVLLDDEPSLEEEIKQIYTDKKAFQRVFEKVMRYWVKSQKNYEGIESFPEVKQRVRSAITQIIQENGRGKNIIVVSSGGIIGTIVQMVLGFDDETAMRLTWQIVNTSLTHLRYNEKELILASFNFFPHIELANDPSLKTYR; encoded by the coding sequence ATGAGTGAAATATTGGTTATCCGTCATGGCCAGGGTTCTTTTGGGCAGGGTGATTATGATAACCTTTCAGAAAAAGGGTATAATCAATCACAGATTCTGGCTGAATATCTATACAACTATCGCTATAAAAATAAAAAAATTGATGCACTCTATTGTGGCACATTAAAACGACAACAACAGACTGCCCAAACCATAATCAATTATTTTAAATTAAAAGGCGTTCAATTACCTGAACCTAACATTGATAGCCGATTAAATGAATATGATTCAATAACAATAATTAAAACAATTTTTCCCGTTTTACTTGATGACGAACCTTCCCTTGAAGAGGAGATCAAGCAGATATATACAGATAAAAAAGCTTTTCAGCGTGTATTTGAAAAAGTTATGCGTTACTGGGTAAAATCACAGAAAAATTATGAAGGGATTGAATCATTTCCTGAAGTCAAACAACGGGTAAGGTCAGCTATCACCCAAATTATACAGGAAAATGGGAGGGGGAAGAATATTATTGTTGTTTCATCAGGTGGAATTATTGGTACTATTGTCCAGATGGTTCTTGGTTTTGACGATGAAACAGCAATGCGCCTAACATGGCAGATAGTTAACACATCATTGACCCATCTAAGATATAACGAAAAAGAACTCATTTTAGCTTCGTTTAATTTTTTCCCACATATTGAGTTAGCTAATGATCCATCGCTTAAGACGTATAGATGA
- a CDS encoding electron transfer flavoprotein subunit beta/FixA family protein codes for MLTKLKILVCIKQVPDTNASLCLNNGMPEYDEKTVYVINRYDEYALEEALQLKDRDLTAYIHTISVGPGRVQKALRRSLEMGADEAFHIQTQDDGLNTPYVIAQTITQFAQHTYDIIFTGVMSEDAMNQQTGQLIATMLGYNYATGVTELSLIQNTITVTRELDAQESLIYDVPIPCVISVQSSTQKPRYPSLSNVLRARKQEIAIIKPDLAIPFAQTKCHFTMPQKTTQCTFIEGSMLKKVTELYAILHKNAVL; via the coding sequence ATGCTAACTAAATTAAAAATCCTTGTGTGTATAAAACAGGTTCCCGATACTAATGCTTCACTTTGTTTAAACAATGGAATGCCTGAATATGATGAAAAAACAGTATACGTAATTAATAGGTATGATGAATATGCGCTTGAAGAAGCATTACAGTTAAAAGATCGTGATTTGACAGCGTATATACATACTATTTCTGTTGGACCAGGAAGAGTACAAAAAGCTTTACGACGTTCGCTGGAAATGGGAGCTGATGAAGCGTTTCACATACAAACCCAGGATGATGGGTTAAATACTCCATACGTGATTGCACAAACAATAACACAATTTGCACAACATACCTATGACATTATATTCACAGGCGTAATGTCTGAAGATGCAATGAATCAGCAAACAGGACAGCTGATAGCGACAATGTTAGGATATAATTATGCTACTGGTGTAACAGAACTATCGCTTATACAAAATACCATAACTGTAACCCGTGAGCTGGATGCACAGGAATCACTGATATATGATGTACCCATCCCGTGTGTCATTTCTGTACAATCAAGTACACAAAAACCACGCTACCCTTCCCTCTCAAATGTACTGCGAGCACGCAAACAGGAAATTGCCATTATAAAACCAGATTTAGCTATACCTTTTGCCCAAACAAAATGTCATTTTACCATGCCACAAAAAACAACACAATGCACGTTTATTGAAGGAAGCATGTTAAAAAAAGTTACTGAGCTATACGCTATTCTCCATAAAAATGCAGTTTTGTGA
- a CDS encoding electron transfer flavoprotein subunit alpha/FixB family protein, translating to MSILVIADVKNRTVNPSTLEMLSAAKEIANKNNMPIYILIPFGNISGDSYCSNEFKTCVLDLDIEQYRALNLVKYISTVIREINASYIIGLHTPFSIDYIPALSVEINAQCVTQIHSLDVSEYITVTRGSHAGKLDQHIVINETPIIVTVLPGSFEPYTITDVQTKEIMIIHVPEKDKHAYCNFITKDSKDTSLDEADVIVGAGKGIGSRENLNLIFEFAKVFPHSAVAGSRIVCDYGWLPYSKQIGITGKSIAPKVYIACAISGSSQHVAGIKGAKTIIAINKDPYAPIFNVSHYGVVADIFEFIPQFIDFVQNNT from the coding sequence ATGAGTATTTTAGTTATTGCTGATGTTAAAAACCGTACAGTAAATCCTTCAACCTTAGAAATGCTATCGGCTGCAAAAGAAATTGCTAATAAAAATAATATGCCAATCTATATATTGATTCCATTTGGAAATATTAGTGGCGATAGTTACTGTTCAAATGAGTTTAAAACCTGTGTATTAGATTTAGACATTGAGCAATACAGAGCACTTAACCTTGTTAAGTATATTTCCACAGTTATACGGGAGATTAATGCTTCTTATATTATTGGGTTGCATACTCCATTTTCAATAGACTATATACCAGCACTGTCAGTAGAAATTAATGCACAGTGTGTTACGCAAATACACTCGTTAGATGTTTCTGAATATATTACTGTAACACGTGGCAGCCATGCTGGTAAGTTAGATCAACATATTGTTATAAATGAAACTCCAATTATAGTAACAGTACTCCCGGGCAGTTTTGAGCCATATACTATTACTGATGTACAAACAAAAGAAATAATGATAATACACGTCCCTGAAAAAGATAAACATGCATATTGTAATTTTATTACAAAGGATAGTAAGGATACATCGCTGGATGAAGCTGATGTAATTGTAGGTGCAGGCAAAGGAATTGGTTCACGGGAAAATTTAAATTTGATATTTGAATTTGCAAAAGTATTTCCACATAGTGCTGTAGCAGGATCTCGTATTGTTTGTGATTATGGCTGGCTACCATATAGCAAGCAAATTGGTATAACTGGGAAAAGCATTGCACCCAAAGTATATATAGCCTGTGCAATTTCAGGTTCTTCGCAGCATGTGGCTGGTATTAAAGGAGCAAAAACAATAATAGCAATAAATAAAGATCCCTATGCGCCTATTTTTAATGTTTCGCATTATGGAGTTGTGGCTGATATATTTGAATTTATTCCTCAATTCATTGATTTTGTACAAAATAATACATGA
- a CDS encoding lysophospholipid acyltransferase family protein — protein MKGKLITALFFTFVALTSLILFIIAILLRIFTYPFDKRLRLLHLLTCFWGSLYTYVMPPWKITVEGRNKIQNNVPYVFVSNHQSQLDILVAFRLYKHFKWVSKAEIFKVPVIGWNMFLNRYVRLFRGVKESSVQMLQDCEMHLKEGSPVFIFPEGTRSHDGHLKEFKMGAFILAKKMNVPIMPVIIEGTRFALPKYSIDYHGKHKITLRVLDEITPETFKDMTVEQLAQYTWNYMNSELRKLRIEMYGYDDVKNN, from the coding sequence ATGAAAGGTAAATTAATTACAGCGCTTTTTTTTACATTTGTAGCACTTACATCATTGATACTTTTTATTATAGCAATATTGCTAAGAATTTTCACCTACCCATTTGATAAAAGATTACGGTTATTACATTTACTCACATGTTTCTGGGGCTCATTATATACCTATGTGATGCCTCCGTGGAAAATAACAGTGGAAGGGAGGAATAAAATACAAAATAATGTCCCCTATGTATTTGTGTCAAACCATCAATCGCAGCTGGATATATTGGTAGCCTTCAGGCTGTATAAACATTTTAAATGGGTTTCAAAGGCAGAAATATTTAAAGTACCAGTAATTGGCTGGAACATGTTCTTAAACAGGTATGTAAGGTTATTCAGAGGCGTTAAGGAAAGCAGTGTACAAATGTTACAGGATTGTGAAATGCATTTGAAAGAAGGAAGCCCTGTGTTCATATTCCCTGAAGGTACACGTTCACATGATGGTCATCTTAAAGAGTTTAAAATGGGTGCATTTATTCTGGCCAAGAAAATGAATGTTCCTATCATGCCTGTTATTATTGAAGGGACACGCTTTGCATTGCCAAAGTATAGTATTGATTATCATGGCAAACATAAAATTACCTTAAGGGTACTTGATGAGATAACACCGGAAACATTTAAGGATATGACTGTTGAACAACTGGCACAGTATACATGGAATTATATGAATAGTGAATTACGAAAATTGAGAATAGAAATGTACGGATATGATGACGTTAAAAATAATTAA
- the hemW gene encoding radical SAM family heme chaperone HemW — protein sequence MKLGIYIHIPFCNKEKCDYCDFYSIPVKKNTSWDTLIDKYIKTLCAEIIYYSPELQDHVVDTIYIGGGTPSLLESHHCETILNTIKNYYAIVPDIEITLECNPDNYSLQYIKELRSVGINRLVLGVQTLDKKAHEYIGRKPKPAGREIIEEFCSIPDIIACIDIIVGIPVQTVTSYVDSLNTIIHCQPKHISAYILTFEKNTALSSRVPHSEKFSNFQRTMFEKTITILTTSGYRHYEISNFALPQFESRHNCKYWNFEEYIGFGAGAHSFYKNRRYYNSNLNDYLNNPLDSRIEDIRTIKDVAIEYLMNKLRLIEGFFLNEFYIKTNYIPSSGLKEAIELLIEKKLLQRTIVDGNVKLQCTFEGMFMLDSVLFELMNSI from the coding sequence ATGAAGTTAGGTATTTACATCCATATCCCGTTTTGCAACAAAGAAAAATGCGATTATTGTGATTTCTATTCAATTCCAGTAAAGAAAAATACAAGCTGGGATACGCTGATTGATAAATATATAAAAACGTTGTGTGCGGAAATAATTTATTATTCACCCGAATTGCAAGACCATGTGGTTGATACTATTTACATTGGTGGTGGCACCCCATCTCTTCTTGAAAGCCATCATTGTGAAACTATTTTAAACACCATAAAAAATTATTATGCGATAGTTCCTGATATTGAAATCACTCTTGAATGTAATCCTGATAATTATTCATTGCAATATATTAAAGAATTACGATCGGTTGGAATAAACCGTTTAGTACTGGGAGTTCAGACTCTTGACAAAAAAGCACACGAATATATTGGCAGGAAACCAAAACCTGCTGGAAGGGAGATAATAGAAGAATTTTGCAGTATCCCTGATATTATTGCATGTATTGACATTATCGTTGGTATTCCTGTACAAACTGTTACGAGCTACGTTGATTCACTGAACACAATCATACATTGTCAACCCAAACACATTTCTGCATATATATTAACCTTTGAAAAAAATACTGCTTTAAGCTCACGAGTTCCACACTCTGAAAAGTTTTCAAACTTTCAGCGTACAATGTTTGAAAAAACAATAACAATTCTTACCACCTCAGGATATCGTCATTATGAAATTTCAAATTTTGCACTACCACAGTTTGAATCACGCCATAATTGCAAATATTGGAATTTTGAGGAATATATTGGTTTTGGTGCTGGTGCACATTCTTTTTACAAGAACAGGCGCTATTATAACAGCAATCTTAACGATTATCTGAATAATCCCCTAGACAGCCGAATAGAAGATATCCGCACAATAAAGGATGTTGCTATAGAATATCTTATGAATAAATTACGACTGATAGAAGGCTTTTTTCTCAATGAATTTTACATAAAAACTAATTATATTCCATCATCAGGTTTAAAAGAAGCTATTGAATTATTAATTGAAAAAAAATTATTACAGCGTACTATTGTTGATGGGAATGTAAAATTGCAGTGTACTTTTGAAGGAATGTTTATGTTAGATTCGGTTCTATTTGAACTGATGAATAGTATTTAA
- the nagZ gene encoding beta-N-acetylhexosaminidase, translating into MIMKIFCTLLVLIISFMGCIGGKCYFEAKQIVDDLNIELLLGQMLIIAVPSNKIDEKTIAIIKKYKPGGVILFGYNLNNGSCKSLSHDLQKLAMESIGIPLFISIDQEGGRVKRIQKDVTQFPGNFALGVVNDPSKTYTMAQILGIQLRLSGINMNYAPVVDVNNNPNNPVINIRSFGCDPALCASLGEAYIKGLQKSRCIAVAKHFPGHGDTYQDSHLTLPVIYKSLHQLEHVEFIPFKQAIDAGVECIMTAHIAFPRMQINIPATMSSYFLHDILRESLKFNGLIITDDLEMKGISGIQSYGNAAVNSIKAGADILLISSYENHVQEIIDSLKKALDKGDISEELIKSKATKILELKLRYNIMQIKEGKLSLQIYEPAPDDLKLLQKADALNAELSRNSIVFYSKNTIHDFVIDNYNTFAEVTSKNDNLINVLKKENILINAPLSTMSNTILLIDASSYSTTELYYLLKTMKHYSKVLLLITGNPYPYIKHFSNYPMLMSFSDTDESLHQLALCLKGVFEPKISHPCLPVNTQ; encoded by the coding sequence ATGATTATGAAAATTTTTTGCACATTGCTTGTATTAATTATTTCGTTTATGGGATGCATAGGGGGAAAATGTTATTTTGAAGCAAAACAGATAGTAGATGATTTAAATATAGAATTATTGCTGGGCCAGATGCTCATTATAGCAGTCCCATCTAATAAAATAGATGAAAAAACTATTGCTATAATAAAAAAATATAAGCCGGGTGGCGTAATACTATTTGGATATAATTTGAACAATGGTTCCTGTAAATCACTATCACATGATCTTCAGAAACTTGCTATGGAATCAATAGGAATTCCTTTATTTATATCAATTGACCAGGAGGGTGGAAGGGTTAAAAGAATTCAAAAAGATGTAACACAATTCCCGGGTAATTTTGCTCTGGGTGTTGTCAATGATCCATCAAAAACATATACCATGGCACAAATTTTGGGAATACAATTACGGCTATCTGGAATTAATATGAATTATGCTCCGGTTGTTGATGTCAATAACAATCCAAATAATCCTGTAATCAACATCAGATCCTTTGGATGCGATCCAGCTTTATGTGCGTCACTGGGTGAGGCATATATTAAAGGTTTGCAAAAATCAAGATGCATTGCAGTTGCCAAACATTTTCCCGGACATGGAGACACTTATCAGGATTCACATTTGACATTACCAGTAATTTACAAATCATTGCATCAACTTGAACACGTTGAATTTATACCATTTAAGCAAGCGATTGATGCAGGAGTTGAATGTATTATGACAGCCCATATTGCTTTCCCCCGGATGCAAATTAATATCCCTGCAACGATGTCTTCATATTTTCTGCATGACATATTACGGGAATCACTAAAATTTAATGGGTTAATAATTACTGATGATCTTGAAATGAAAGGTATTTCTGGAATACAATCATATGGTAATGCAGCGGTAAATAGCATCAAAGCTGGTGCAGATATTTTACTGATAAGTTCATATGAAAATCACGTACAGGAGATTATTGATTCATTAAAAAAAGCTTTGGATAAAGGTGATATTTCAGAAGAATTAATAAAGTCAAAGGCAACAAAGATTCTTGAATTGAAACTCAGGTACAACATAATGCAAATTAAAGAAGGAAAACTTTCACTACAGATTTATGAACCTGCTCCTGATGATCTAAAACTTTTACAAAAAGCAGATGCTCTTAATGCAGAACTATCGCGCAATTCTATTGTGTTTTATTCAAAAAATACAATACATGATTTTGTAATTGATAATTACAATACATTTGCTGAAGTTACTTCAAAAAATGACAACCTCATTAATGTTCTAAAAAAAGAAAATATATTAATAAATGCACCACTGAGTACTATGAGCAATACAATACTCTTGATAGATGCTTCATCATACTCAACAACTGAATTATACTACCTGCTAAAAACAATGAAACATTATAGCAAAGTTTTGCTGCTTATAACTGGCAATCCCTACCCATACATCAAACACTTCAGCAACTATCCCATGCTCATGTCATTTTCTGATACCGATGAATCATTACATCAACTGGCATTGTGTCTTAAAGGTGTATTTGAACCAAAAATTTCTCATCCCTGTTTACCTGTTAATACACAATGA
- a CDS encoding ATP-binding protein, translating into MSYSNNNNDVKKYIDSYNATSQTVPLVIEKLLTDLKEMHYPKEEIEEIILSMDEALTNAIQETIRKENNLNIAYDPDMREITVMYIVSKDEFEAVIIDHGKGFDFNESLRKTPDKASLDYFEQITRYSSEKESGLHIRVNGRQISLKGIGAGLKIMCAFMDSINIDLIDKEKIVSDTVSPVTDGTILSMHRKRRY; encoded by the coding sequence ATGAGCTACAGTAATAACAACAATGATGTTAAAAAGTATATAGATAGCTATAACGCAACCAGCCAGACTGTTCCGCTGGTAATAGAAAAGCTTTTAACCGATCTTAAAGAAATGCACTACCCTAAAGAAGAAATAGAAGAAATTATACTTTCAATGGATGAAGCTTTAACCAACGCAATTCAGGAAACTATAAGAAAAGAAAATAATCTTAATATTGCATATGACCCTGATATGCGTGAAATAACGGTCATGTATATAGTGTCAAAAGATGAATTTGAAGCAGTGATTATTGACCACGGTAAAGGATTTGATTTTAATGAATCATTAAGAAAAACACCAGATAAAGCATCGTTAGATTATTTTGAACAGATAACGCGGTATTCCAGTGAAAAAGAATCTGGATTGCATATCAGGGTTAATGGACGACAAATTTCATTAAAAGGTATTGGTGCAGGTTTAAAAATTATGTGTGCATTTATGGATTCAATTAATATTGATCTGATAGATAAGGAAAAAATTGTTTCTGATACTGTGTCACCGGTTACCGATGGTACTATACTGTCAATGCACAGGAAGAGGAGATATTAA